The Astyanax mexicanus isolate ESR-SI-001 chromosome 24, AstMex3_surface, whole genome shotgun sequence genome has a segment encoding these proteins:
- the rhol gene encoding rhodopsin, like produces MNGTEGPDFFVPMSNETGVVRSPFEYPQYYLADPWVFKAIAAYMFFLIITGFPINAFTLHVTIEHQKLRTPLNYILLNLATANLFMVIGGFTTTMYTALHGYFIFGHAGCNLEGFFATLGGEISLWSLVVLAVERWMVVCKPLKTFRFRQIHACLGVGFSWMMAFSCALPPLLEWSRFIPEGLQCSCGVDYYTESPHLFNESFVIYMFAVHFTIPLTVISFCYTWLLCTVKAAAAAQQESETTQRAEREVTRMVIVMIVAFLICWLPYASIAWYIFTHPGIVVNPLFMTIPSFFAKSSTLYNPVIYVCMNKPFRDCMIRTICGGENPFEKPDESTTSSSSKTEASSVSSSSVSPE; encoded by the coding sequence ATGAACGGCACGGAGGGTCCCGACTTCTTTGTGCCCATGTCCAATGAGACGGGAGTGGTGAGGAGCCCCTTCGAGTACCCACAGTACTACCTGGCGGATCCATGGGTGTTCAAAGCGATCGCGGCGTACATGTTCTTCCTTATAATCACGGGCTTCCCCATCAATGCCTTTACGCTCCACGTCACTATCGAGCACCAGAAGCTGAGGACTCCGCTCAACTACATCCTGCTGAATCTGGCCACAGCCAACCTTTTCATGGTGATTGGCGGTTTTACCACCACCATGTACACAGCCCTGCATGGCTACTTCATCTTTGGCCATGCTGGCTGCAACTTGGAAGGATTCTTCGCCACTCTCGGTGGTGAGATCTCGCTTTGGTCACTGGTGGTCCTTGCTGTGGAAAGGTGGATGGTGGTCTGCAAGCCTCTCAAAACCTTTCGCTTCCGCCAGATCCACGCCTGCCTCGGAGTCGGCTTTTCTTGGATGATGGCCTTCTCTTGTGCGCTGCCACCTCTTCTGGAATGGTCTCGCTTCATCCCTGAGGGCTTACAGTGCTCTTGCGGAGTCGACTACTACACCGAAAGTCCTCATCTCTTCAACGAGTCCTTCGTCATCTACATGTTCGCGGTTCACTTCACCATCCCGCTGACCGTCATCAGCTTTTGCTACACCTGGCTGCTCTGCACAGTCAAGGCAGCGGCGGCCGCGCAGCAGGAGTCTGAGACTACGCAGAGGGCAGAGCGAGAGGTCACCCGCATGGTCATCGTGATGATCGTGGCGTTCCTTATTTGCTGGCTGCCATACGCAAGCATTGCCTGGTACATCTTCACACATCCCGGAATCGTCGTCAACCCCCTCTTCATGACCATTCCCTCTTTCTTCGCCAAGAGCTCAACGCTCTACAACCCTGTAATCTACGTCTGCATGAACAAGCCTTTCAGAGACTGCATGATCCGCACCATCTGCGGTGGCGAGAATCCGTTTGAGAAGCCGGATGAGTCCACCACCTCCAGCTCCTCCAAGACGGAAGCCTCCTCTGTGTCCTCCAGTTCAGTTTCTCCTGAATAA